The genomic DNA GATCGACGAGCTCTCCGACGCGGTGGTCGCCCGCACCGGGCCGTGGGCCGGGGACCGGGTGATGCCCGCGTTCCAGGGCATGTGGCCGCGCTGGCGGCAGGTGATGCATCTCGCGGGCCACCGCGGTGTACTGCGCTTCGCCCCCGACCGCGGCCGCAAGGTCACGTACACGAACCCTGGCACCACCCCGCTCGACGGCCCGGAGGCGTTGGCCGGGCTCGTGCACCGCTACCTGTACGCGTACGGTCCCGCCACGCCGCAACACTTCGCCAAATGGCTTGCCGCGCCGATCAGTTGGGCGGTATCGGTCTTCGCGGAACGGGCCGGGGCCGGGGCGATCGAAGAGGTGGCGTACGAAGGTGTCGGGCCGGCCTGGCTGGTGGCCGGCGACACCGACTTCCCCGCCGGGCCGGCCCGCGGGGTGCGGCTGCTCCCCTACTTCGACGCGTTCACCATCGCGTCGCAGCCCCGCGAGAGGCTCTTCCCGGGCGCGGCGTACGCCCGCGCGCTGGCGGGTGGCCAGGCCGGGAACCACCCGGTGCTGCTGATCGACGGAGCGGTCGCCGGGGTCTGGCACCAGCGCCGCTCGGGCCGTCGGCTCCCGGTGACCGTGGAGCCGTTGTCCCCACTCACGGCCGGGCAGCTGCGCGGTCTGGAGGAGCAGGTGGAGCGGGTCGGGGTGGTGCTGGAGGGGAAGCCGGAACTGACGGTCGGAAAGGTGACGGTGGGGCCCCACGCATGACGTCCCCCGGTGGTGGTCGCTCGTGTACTCAGGTGGTCGCTTCCGCGCCGCGGTGGCCGCGGGTGTAACGGATCGCGACGGTGTCCCCGCCGATGACCACGAAGCGTCCGCCCTCGCACCGGATGACGGCCTGGTGCACCTCGCCGCGCTCGTCCCGGAGCTCCTCCGTGCGGGTGACCGTCCAGCCGCCGTCGGGCGGTTCCGGCAGGTGCGGCAGGGCGGCGAACTCCCATTGGCCGGCGGGTACGCACCACTCGGGCAGGCGCGGCCAGGTTCCGGGGCCGATGTGCAGGGTCCAGTCGGAGGCGCAGGTCAGGAGCAACGACTGGCTGTCGGAGAGCAGGAACTCGACGGCCTCCGGTTCCCCCATCCGCCCCTCCGGCCGGTAGAAGAGTCCGAGCACACCGACGACCCGTGCCCCTCTGAGCCATTCGGCGTTGCCCTGCCGCGTGCTGCGGAAGGCCTCCTCGCCGTTCTCCACCCTCATGGCCCGCTCCTTCCCCGTGCGTCACCGCCCAGGGTCGCATCCTTTCGGGCGTACGCCGGTGAAGGGAGAGTGGTGACACAGCGAGCGTCACCAGGTTTACGGCTGCTGCGGCTTGCGGGCCTCGATCAGGAAGCGGGTGGTGTGCGCGACGAACGGCCCCTCGGTCTCGATGAGGTGGTGCAGAGCGGCCAGTTGCGGCCGGTACTGCTCGACCGTGAAGCCGGGCACCATCCAGATCACCTTCCGCAGGAAGTAGACGACGGCGCCGATGTCGAAGAACTCGGTACGCAGCGTCTCCGGCCGCAGATCGACGACGTCGAGCCCGGCCGCCTCCGCGTCGGCGCGGGCCCGCTGCGGGTCGCGGGCGCCACGGGCCTCGGGGGGCCGGGGACCGAGGAAGTACTCGACGAGTTCGAAGACGCTGGCCGGCCCGACCTGCTGCGAGAAGTACGTACCACCGGGCTTCAGCACGCGCGCGATCTCCGCCCACCAGGTGGTCACCGGATGCCGGCTGACCACCAGGTCGAACGCCGCGTCCCCGAACGGCAGCGGCGGCTCGTCGGCATCGGCGACCACGACCGCGCCGCGCGGGTGCAGCAGCGCGGTTGCACGGGCGATGTTCGGCGGCCAGGACTCGGTGGCGACGGTCACCGGTGGCAGCTTCGGGGCGGAGGCGAGGACCTCGCCGCCGCCGGTCTGGATGTCGAGGGCCGCCTGCGCCCGGCCCAGCCGGTCGGCCATGGCGCGCGCATACCCCCAGGAGGGGCGTTGTTCGGTGGCCCGGCCGTCGAGCCAGGAGAAGTCCCAGCCGTCGACGGATACGGCGGCGGCCTCGGCGACGAGCGCTTCGAAGCGAGCGCGTTCCTCTTCTTCCGATGATCCGGGCATGCGGGGATGGTGCCATCCGAGCGTGCGCGGACGCGACCGAATTCCGGGGCCCGGGCGGGTCAGGCCGCGAGGCCGCCGAACAGTATCCCGAGCAGCGCGCCCGCGATCATGAACGGCCCGAACGGGATGCCCGTCCTACGCCCGGCCCGCCGCAGGATCACCAGCCCGAGCCCGTACACGGCACCGAGCACGAACCCGGCGAAGCCGCCCGCGAAGACGATCGCCCACCCGTACCAGCCGAGAGTCACCCCCAGCGACAGGGCGAGCTTGACGTCGCCGAAGCCCATCCCGTTCGGGTTGATCAGGAAGAGCAGGAGGTAGAAGCCGCCGAGGGCGAGGCCGCCGAGCAGGGCTGACAGCCACGAGCCGGCGTGCTCCGGAAGCAGCGCCGCGCCGCCCAGCAGTACGACGGCCGCACCGGCGAGCGGCAGCGTCAGCCGGTCGGGCAGCCGGTGGACGCGGCGGTCGATGGTGGCAAGGAGTACGGCGACGGGGGCCAGCAGCAGCCAGACGGCAAGCTCGGGCCGGGGCCCGGTGGCCGCGGCGAGGGCGGCGCAGCCGAGGGTGGTGGCGACGGGGGCAAGGACGGCGGGGGCGTAACGCGCGACCGGTTCGGCGCAGGCGTCCCCCTCCCGACCGTCGCCCTCCCTCGTACCCGTGTCCGCCGACCCGTCGGGCTCGTCGGACTCGTCGGGCTCAACAGGCTCGTCGGGCTCAACAGGGACGGCGGGCTCGACGGTTGGGGCCGGTACCGCGGCCGTCCTCGTCTGCGCAGTCGTACGCGCCGCAGCACCCGCTGCACACGCCGCGCACCGCGTGGAACCGAGCCAGCCGCGGGCCACCCCACTGAAGGGGTGGCCGGCGGGGCAGGTGTCCCGCCATGCGTCCTCCGGTTCGACGGAGAACCGGTAGGCGGCGCGCGGAACCAGCAGTCCGGTCGCGGCGCCCCAGAGCGCGGCGACGCCTGTCAGCATGACGTACACGGAACCGACCCTAGGCGGGCGACGCACACGGGTCATGGGCCCTGGGGCCCACTGCGCGGCATTCCGGGCC from Streptomyces sp. NBC_01707 includes the following:
- a CDS encoding winged helix DNA-binding domain-containing protein — its product is MTTRTATVTWAEANARRIGRQGLADPMTSSPGRAVAAMLAAHAQVPSAAELSVGLRLTGATRTDVRKALWNDRILVRTFGPRGTVHLLPEDELPLWTGALSTIPVRSGPLGKDVRLSADQTEEVLAAIGDALTGAELTIDELSDAVVARTGPWAGDRVMPAFQGMWPRWRQVMHLAGHRGVLRFAPDRGRKVTYTNPGTTPLDGPEALAGLVHRYLYAYGPATPQHFAKWLAAPISWAVSVFAERAGAGAIEEVAYEGVGPAWLVAGDTDFPAGPARGVRLLPYFDAFTIASQPRERLFPGAAYARALAGGQAGNHPVLLIDGAVAGVWHQRRSGRRLPVTVEPLSPLTAGQLRGLEEQVERVGVVLEGKPELTVGKVTVGPHA
- a CDS encoding class I SAM-dependent methyltransferase, yielding MPGSSEEEERARFEALVAEAAAVSVDGWDFSWLDGRATEQRPSWGYARAMADRLGRAQAALDIQTGGGEVLASAPKLPPVTVATESWPPNIARATALLHPRGAVVVADADEPPLPFGDAAFDLVVSRHPVTTWWAEIARVLKPGGTYFSQQVGPASVFELVEYFLGPRPPEARGARDPQRARADAEAAGLDVVDLRPETLRTEFFDIGAVVYFLRKVIWMVPGFTVEQYRPQLAALHHLIETEGPFVAHTTRFLIEARKPQQP
- a CDS encoding A24 family peptidase, with amino-acid sequence MYVMLTGVAALWGAATGLLVPRAAYRFSVEPEDAWRDTCPAGHPFSGVARGWLGSTRCAACAAGAAARTTAQTRTAAVPAPTVEPAVPVEPDEPVEPDESDEPDGSADTGTREGDGREGDACAEPVARYAPAVLAPVATTLGCAALAAATGPRPELAVWLLLAPVAVLLATIDRRVHRLPDRLTLPLAGAAVVLLGGAALLPEHAGSWLSALLGGLALGGFYLLLFLINPNGMGFGDVKLALSLGVTLGWYGWAIVFAGGFAGFVLGAVYGLGLVILRRAGRRTGIPFGPFMIAGALLGILFGGLAA